A genomic stretch from Erwinia sp. E_sp_B01_1 includes:
- the ugpB gene encoding sn-glycerol-3-phosphate ABC transporter substrate-binding protein UgpB, translated as MTAFSFRKTALCVVLGLTFSGHALAATDIPFWHSMEGELGVEVESLAKRFNDSHPDYKIVPTYKGNYEQSLAAGIAAVRSGKAPAILQVYEVGTATMMASKAIVPVYDVFKNSGITFDEKQFVPTVAGYYSDANGHLISQPFNSSTPVLYYNKDAFKKAGLNPDEPPKTWQELQTAAAALRKSGMTCGYASGWQGWIQIENFSAWHGLPVATKNNGFDGTDAALEFNKPVQVRHIQMLEEMNKKGEFTYFGRKDESTAKFYNGDCGITTASSGSLADIRHYAKFNYGVGMMPYDATVPNAPQNAIIGGASLWVMKGKDADTYKGVAEFMQFLAKPEIAAEWHQKTGYLPITTAAYELTRQQGFYEKNPGADTATRQMLNKPPLPFTKGMRLGNMPQIRTIVDEELEGVWTGKKTPQAALDNAVTRGNLLLRRFEQTVKQ; from the coding sequence ATGACAGCGTTCTCATTTCGTAAAACCGCACTTTGCGTGGTACTGGGACTGACCTTCAGCGGTCACGCACTGGCTGCAACCGATATTCCATTCTGGCACTCCATGGAAGGCGAACTGGGCGTAGAGGTGGAGTCGCTGGCTAAACGCTTCAACGACTCCCACCCTGACTACAAAATTGTGCCGACCTACAAAGGCAACTACGAACAGAGCCTGGCCGCCGGTATTGCTGCTGTGCGTTCCGGTAAAGCCCCGGCAATCCTGCAGGTTTATGAAGTGGGTACGGCTACCATGATGGCTTCAAAAGCTATTGTGCCGGTCTACGATGTCTTTAAAAACTCGGGCATCACCTTTGATGAAAAACAGTTTGTGCCGACCGTGGCCGGATACTACAGCGACGCCAATGGCCACCTGATTTCTCAGCCCTTCAACAGCTCCACACCGGTGCTCTACTACAACAAAGACGCCTTTAAAAAAGCGGGGCTGAACCCGGACGAACCGCCAAAAACCTGGCAGGAACTGCAAACAGCCGCCGCCGCACTGCGTAAATCGGGAATGACCTGTGGCTACGCCAGTGGCTGGCAGGGATGGATCCAGATTGAAAACTTCAGCGCCTGGCATGGCCTGCCAGTAGCCACCAAAAACAACGGCTTTGACGGCACCGACGCCGCACTGGAATTCAACAAGCCGGTGCAGGTGCGTCATATCCAGATGCTGGAAGAGATGAACAAAAAAGGGGAGTTCACCTACTTTGGCCGCAAAGATGAATCCACCGCCAAGTTCTACAACGGCGATTGTGGCATCACCACGGCCTCTTCCGGCTCTCTGGCTGATATCCGCCACTATGCCAAATTCAACTACGGCGTGGGCATGATGCCGTATGACGCCACCGTACCGAATGCGCCACAGAACGCCATTATTGGCGGGGCGAGCCTGTGGGTGATGAAAGGCAAAGATGCCGACACCTATAAAGGCGTGGCGGAATTTATGCAATTCCTGGCTAAACCAGAGATCGCCGCAGAATGGCACCAGAAAACCGGCTATCTGCCGATCACCACGGCGGCCTATGAACTGACCCGTCAACAGGGCTTCTACGAGAAAAACCCAGGGGCTGACACGGCCACCCGTCAGATGCTGAACAAGCCGCCATTGCCTTTCACCAAAGGAATGCGTCTGGGCAACATGCCGCAAATCCGCACCATAGTCGATGAAGAGCTGGAAGGCGTCTGGACCGGCAAGAAAACGCCTCAGGCTGCACTGGATAACGCGGTCACCCGTGGCAACCTGCTGCTTCGCCGCTTTGAACAGACGGTTAAACAGTAA
- a CDS encoding GNAT family N-acetyltransferase produces MREIVIRHAEKGDAEALQRIMSQPETYADTLQLPHPSLQTWQERVETSRAGLHRLVACIDNVVVGDLTLEVNSRARRRHTASFGICVDCHQRGKGVATALMQEMINLCDNWLAVERIELTVFADNATAIALYEKFGFVTEGVARRYAVRNGQQVDALYMARFGLG; encoded by the coding sequence ATGCGTGAGATTGTGATACGTCATGCGGAAAAGGGCGATGCAGAAGCACTGCAACGCATTATGAGCCAGCCCGAAACCTACGCTGATACGCTCCAACTCCCTCATCCCTCTCTGCAAACCTGGCAGGAACGCGTGGAGACTTCCCGTGCCGGTCTGCACCGTCTGGTGGCCTGTATCGATAACGTGGTGGTTGGTGATTTGACGCTGGAAGTGAACAGTCGTGCCCGCCGCCGACATACCGCATCATTTGGGATTTGCGTGGATTGCCACCAGCGCGGCAAAGGCGTGGCAACAGCATTAATGCAGGAGATGATTAACCTTTGCGATAACTGGCTCGCCGTCGAACGTATTGAGCTGACCGTATTTGCCGACAACGCCACAGCCATCGCGCTTTACGAAAAGTTCGGTTTTGTGACTGAAGGCGTGGCCCGCCGTTATGCCGTGCGGAATGGGCAGCAGGTTGATGCGCTCTATATGGCCCGGTTTGGCCTGGGGTAG
- the livF gene encoding high-affinity branched-chain amino acid ABC transporter ATP-binding protein LivF has product MSMLSLENVSAHYGKIQALHNVSLHINQGEIVTLIGANGAGKTTILGTLCGEPRATQGTITFDGKAITGWQTARIMREAIAIVPEGRRVFSRMTVEENLAMGGFFADRQQYQTRIKRVYELFPRLYERRVQRAGTMSGGEQQMLAIGRALMSQPRLLLLDEPSLGLAPIIIQQIFDTIEQLRQEGMTIFLVEQNANQALKLADRGYVLENGHVVLEDTGEALLANEAVRSAYLGG; this is encoded by the coding sequence ATGAGCATGCTCTCTCTGGAAAACGTCAGCGCCCACTACGGCAAGATTCAGGCGCTGCATAACGTCAGCCTGCACATTAATCAGGGTGAAATCGTCACGCTGATTGGCGCTAACGGCGCAGGCAAAACCACCATTCTGGGCACGCTTTGCGGCGAGCCGAGAGCCACGCAGGGGACGATTACTTTCGACGGTAAAGCGATCACCGGGTGGCAAACAGCGCGGATCATGCGTGAAGCGATCGCTATCGTTCCGGAAGGAAGGCGGGTTTTCTCCCGGATGACCGTGGAAGAGAACCTGGCAATGGGCGGATTTTTTGCCGATCGTCAGCAGTATCAGACGCGCATCAAACGGGTTTATGAACTCTTCCCACGCCTCTATGAACGACGTGTGCAACGCGCTGGCACTATGTCGGGCGGCGAGCAGCAGATGCTCGCCATCGGACGTGCGCTGATGAGCCAGCCACGCCTGCTGCTGCTGGATGAGCCTTCTCTCGGGCTGGCTCCCATTATCATCCAGCAAATCTTCGACACCATTGAGCAACTGCGTCAGGAAGGTATGACCATCTTCCTTGTCGAGCAGAACGCCAATCAGGCGCTGAAGCTGGCTGACCGGGGCTACGTGCTGGAAAACGGCCATGTGGTGCTGGAAGACACCGGCGAAGCCCTGCTGGCCAATGAAGCCGTTCGCAGCGCCTATCTGGGCGGCTAG
- the ugpQ gene encoding glycerophosphodiester phosphodiesterase gives MRNKAWPYPAIVAHRGGGKLAPENTLAGIDVGAKLGHKMIEFDVKLSQDGEIFLLHDDTLDRTSNGWGIAGQLPWEKLVQLDVGGWYGKDFADQRLPLLSQVAKRCASYQMMANIEIKPTSGLEAETGRAVALAARDLWHTQTTPLLSSFSFIALEAAKEAAPELPRGLLLDEWDENWQALTETLACVSIHLNYRVLTEQRVAELKAAGLRILVYTVNSPEQAKKLLKWGVDAICTDRIDTLGPNFPQA, from the coding sequence ATGAGAAATAAAGCCTGGCCTTACCCGGCCATTGTTGCGCACCGTGGCGGGGGCAAACTGGCCCCGGAAAATACCCTTGCGGGCATCGACGTGGGCGCAAAACTGGGCCACAAGATGATCGAATTTGATGTGAAACTGTCGCAGGATGGCGAAATTTTCCTGCTGCATGATGACACGCTGGACAGGACCAGTAATGGCTGGGGGATCGCCGGTCAGTTGCCCTGGGAAAAGCTGGTACAGCTGGATGTGGGAGGCTGGTATGGCAAAGATTTCGCCGATCAGCGACTGCCGTTGCTCTCCCAGGTTGCTAAGCGTTGTGCAAGTTATCAGATGATGGCCAATATCGAAATCAAACCGACTTCCGGACTTGAAGCTGAAACCGGGCGGGCGGTGGCACTTGCCGCGCGGGATCTCTGGCATACCCAGACCACGCCATTGCTCTCTTCTTTCTCCTTTATCGCGCTGGAAGCGGCTAAAGAAGCCGCGCCGGAACTGCCTCGCGGGTTATTGCTGGATGAGTGGGATGAAAACTGGCAGGCATTGACCGAAACGCTGGCGTGCGTCTCCATCCACCTCAATTATCGGGTGCTGACTGAACAGAGAGTCGCAGAGTTAAAAGCGGCTGGGCTGCGGATTCTGGTTTATACGGTAAACAGCCCGGAGCAGGCAAAGAAACTGCTGAAGTGGGGCGTCGATGCTATCTGTACTGACCGCATCGACACCCTGGGTCCGAATTTCCCGCAGGCTTAA
- a CDS encoding high-affinity branched-chain amino acid ABC transporter permease LivM, with protein MKHLNLLNAIASSLMLVVLAAFFMGMRLNLDGTHLVVNNAGSVRWNWIATGAAVVFFFQLLRPLMQKGLKKISGPALVLPGIDGSTPKQKLLMVVMIIAAVAWPFLVSRGTVDIATLTLIYVMLGLGLNVVVGLSGLLVLGYGGFYAIGAYTFALLNHYYGMSFWECLPLAGLVAAMFGLLLGFPVLRLRGDYLAIVTLGFGEIVRILLLNNTEITGGPNGISQIPKPSLFGLEFNRSVRDGGWDTFHNFFGLKYDPSDRIIFLYMVALLLVVITLFVINRLLRMPLGRAWEALREDEIACRSLGLSPTRIKLTAFTISAAFAGFAGSLFAARQGFVSPESFTFAESAFVLAIVVLGGMGSQFAVILAAILLVVSRELMRDLNEYSMLVLGGLMVLMMIWRPQGLLPMKRPHLKLKSVEKGAQP; from the coding sequence ATGAAGCATCTTAACCTGCTTAACGCCATCGCCTCTTCGCTGATGCTGGTGGTGCTGGCTGCCTTCTTTATGGGGATGCGGCTGAATCTGGATGGCACTCATCTGGTCGTAAACAACGCGGGCAGCGTCCGCTGGAACTGGATCGCCACCGGTGCTGCGGTAGTCTTTTTCTTCCAGCTGCTGCGCCCTTTGATGCAGAAAGGCCTGAAAAAAATATCTGGCCCTGCGCTGGTATTACCGGGCATTGATGGCTCAACGCCGAAGCAAAAACTGCTGATGGTGGTGATGATCATTGCCGCTGTGGCCTGGCCTTTCCTCGTCTCCCGGGGAACCGTGGATATCGCCACGCTGACGCTGATTTACGTGATGCTCGGCCTGGGCCTGAACGTGGTGGTGGGGTTGTCTGGCCTTCTGGTTCTGGGTTATGGCGGCTTCTATGCTATCGGCGCTTATACCTTCGCGTTGCTGAACCACTACTACGGCATGAGTTTCTGGGAATGCCTGCCGCTGGCCGGACTGGTAGCCGCCATGTTTGGGCTGTTGCTGGGCTTCCCGGTTCTGCGTTTGCGCGGTGACTATCTGGCGATTGTTACCCTGGGGTTCGGCGAGATTGTGCGTATTTTGCTGCTGAACAACACCGAAATCACCGGCGGCCCGAACGGCATCAGCCAGATCCCGAAACCCTCGTTGTTCGGGCTGGAATTCAACCGCAGCGTCCGCGACGGCGGATGGGATACCTTTCATAACTTCTTCGGGCTGAAATACGATCCCAGCGATCGCATCATCTTCCTCTACATGGTGGCGCTGCTGCTGGTAGTGATCACCCTGTTCGTGATCAACCGCCTGCTGCGTATGCCACTGGGCCGTGCGTGGGAAGCGCTGCGTGAAGATGAAATAGCCTGCCGTTCACTGGGCCTCAGCCCTACGCGCATCAAACTGACTGCTTTTACCATCAGCGCCGCTTTTGCAGGCTTTGCCGGAAGCCTGTTTGCTGCCCGTCAGGGATTTGTCAGCCCGGAATCCTTCACCTTTGCCGAGTCGGCTTTTGTGCTGGCAATCGTGGTGCTGGGCGGTATGGGATCGCAATTTGCGGTCATCCTTGCTGCTATCCTGCTGGTGGTTTCGCGCGAGCTGATGCGCGATCTGAATGAGTACAGCATGCTGGTCCTCGGTGGCCTGATGGTGCTGATGATGATCTGGCGCCCTCAGGGACTGCTGCCGATGAAGCGGCCACATCTGAAGCTGAAGAGTGTGGAAAAAGGAGCGCAGCCATGA
- a CDS encoding DUF2756 domain-containing protein, with the protein MKWLIIFAALVPLSGMANMLNNNNPNQPGYNPSTQRTQQHMQAQQSQQKLKLQQDQQRQSQDMQRKVQEQRNSASQRVLQSQPGNNTQPPVQQNNN; encoded by the coding sequence ATGAAATGGTTAATTATTTTTGCCGCACTGGTGCCGTTAAGCGGCATGGCAAACATGTTGAATAACAATAATCCGAACCAGCCGGGTTACAATCCAAGCACTCAACGGACACAGCAACATATGCAGGCGCAGCAGTCCCAGCAAAAACTGAAGTTACAGCAGGATCAGCAGCGTCAAAGCCAGGATATGCAGCGTAAAGTTCAGGAACAGCGCAACAGTGCCTCTCAGCGCGTGCTGCAATCGCAGCCGGGTAACAATACCCAGCCGCCAGTTCAGCAGAACAATAATTAA
- the ugpE gene encoding sn-glycerol-3-phosphate ABC transporter permease UgpE, whose translation MIENRRGLTLFSHVMLGLGILTVLFPLYVAFVAASLSNSEVFQVPMTLIPGRHLLENMANIWQHGVAQNSAPFGVMLMNSAIMALCITAGKITVSILSAFALVWFRFPLRSLFFWMIFITLMLPVEVRIFPTVEVISSLNMLDSYSGLTLPLMASATATFLFRQFFMTLPDELIEAARIDGASPMRFFWDIVLPLSKTNLAALFVITFIYGWNQYMWPLLIISEADLGTAVAGIRSMIGNGDGSTQWNLVMAAMLLTMIPPIVIVLVMQRAFVRGLVESEK comes from the coding sequence ATGATTGAGAACCGACGCGGGCTGACGCTCTTCAGCCATGTGATGTTGGGGCTGGGCATTCTGACCGTCCTGTTCCCGCTCTACGTGGCGTTTGTCGCCGCCAGCCTGAGCAACAGTGAAGTCTTTCAGGTGCCGATGACGCTGATCCCTGGCCGCCATCTTCTGGAAAACATGGCTAACATCTGGCAGCACGGCGTAGCGCAGAACAGTGCACCCTTTGGCGTGATGCTGATGAACAGCGCGATTATGGCGTTGTGCATCACTGCCGGAAAAATCACCGTCTCGATCCTCTCCGCTTTTGCACTGGTGTGGTTCCGTTTCCCGCTGCGCTCGCTGTTTTTCTGGATGATATTTATCACCCTGATGCTGCCGGTTGAGGTCAGGATCTTCCCCACCGTAGAGGTGATTTCCAGCCTGAATATGCTCGACAGCTACAGCGGATTAACGCTGCCGCTGATGGCTTCCGCCACGGCGACTTTCCTGTTCCGTCAGTTCTTTATGACCCTGCCTGATGAGCTGATCGAGGCGGCACGCATTGATGGAGCCAGCCCGATGCGCTTTTTCTGGGACATCGTCCTGCCGCTGTCGAAAACCAATCTGGCGGCGCTGTTCGTAATCACCTTTATCTACGGCTGGAATCAATACATGTGGCCGCTGCTGATCATCAGTGAGGCCGATTTGGGCACCGCCGTAGCCGGCATCCGCAGCATGATTGGCAACGGCGATGGATCCACCCAGTGGAATCTGGTGATGGCGGCGATGCTGCTGACCATGATCCCACCGATTGTGATTGTTTTAGTGATGCAGCGCGCCTTTGTTCGCGGGCTGGTAGAGAGTGAGAAATAA
- a CDS encoding pirin family protein: MIYLRKAQERGHANHGWLDSYHTFSFANYYDANFMGFSALRVINEDVIDGGQGFGTHPHKDMEILTYVLSGTVEHEDSMGNKEQIPAGEFQIMSAGTGVRHSEYNASKEVPLHLYQIWIIPEETGIEPRYAQRRFDDVQGRQLVLSPDAREGSLKVFQDMTLSRWALKQGEQGTVNVESGRRIWIQVVKGDVTVNGEKASTSDAFAIWDEAALEIVAGSDAEILLFDLPAV; encoded by the coding sequence ATGATTTACTTACGCAAAGCACAGGAACGCGGTCATGCTAATCATGGCTGGCTGGACAGCTATCACACGTTTTCTTTCGCGAACTATTATGACGCCAACTTCATGGGCTTCTCGGCGTTGCGCGTTATCAACGAAGACGTGATCGATGGCGGTCAGGGATTTGGCACTCATCCCCACAAAGATATGGAAATTCTGACCTACGTGCTTTCCGGTACGGTCGAGCACGAAGACAGCATGGGTAACAAAGAGCAGATCCCAGCCGGTGAGTTTCAGATCATGAGCGCCGGAACCGGTGTGCGTCATTCCGAGTACAACGCCAGTAAAGAAGTGCCTTTGCACCTTTACCAGATCTGGATTATCCCGGAAGAAACCGGCATAGAGCCACGTTACGCTCAGCGCCGTTTCGACGATGTGCAGGGCCGCCAGCTGGTGCTGTCACCGGATGCGCGTGAGGGCTCGCTGAAGGTGTTCCAGGATATGACGCTGTCCCGTTGGGCTTTGAAACAGGGCGAGCAGGGTACTGTAAACGTGGAGTCAGGTCGCCGTATCTGGATCCAGGTGGTTAAGGGTGACGTGACTGTTAACGGTGAAAAAGCCTCAACCAGCGATGCCTTTGCGATTTGGGATGAAGCTGCGCTGGAGATTGTTGCCGGTAGCGATGCGGAAATCCTGCTGTTTGATCTGCCTGCGGTTTAA
- a CDS encoding sn-glycerol-3-phosphate import ATP-binding protein UgpC: MAGVKLQAVTKSYDGKNQIIQPLDVIIRDGEFVVMVGPSGCGKSTLLRMVAGLEQVTSGDIYIDNQRVTQMEPKDRGIAMVFQNYALYPHMSVEQNMAYGLKIRGMGKEHIRQRVLETAKSLELDALLDRRPRELSGGQRQRVAMGRAIVREPAVFLFDEPLSNLDARLRVQMRLELQQLHRRLKTTSLYVTHDQVEAMTLAQRVMVMNKGVLEQSGTPVEVYERPATRFVASFIGAPSMNLLEGEMNDDGSRLTLSEGFALPLAQARARWANRSLTLGIRPEHIKLSSQQAGGLPLVVETLEMLGADNLAHGKLGGRNVVVRLPHIERPTPGSMLWLHLPAESLHFFDTLNGQRLE, translated from the coding sequence ATGGCAGGCGTAAAACTTCAGGCCGTCACCAAATCCTACGACGGCAAAAACCAGATTATTCAACCGCTGGATGTGATAATCCGTGATGGCGAATTTGTGGTGATGGTCGGCCCTTCCGGCTGCGGAAAATCCACGCTCTTAAGGATGGTCGCCGGGCTTGAGCAGGTCACCAGCGGTGATATTTACATCGACAACCAGCGCGTCACACAGATGGAGCCGAAAGATCGGGGCATTGCGATGGTGTTCCAGAACTACGCCCTCTATCCGCACATGAGCGTGGAGCAGAACATGGCCTATGGCCTGAAAATCCGCGGCATGGGCAAAGAGCATATCCGCCAGCGAGTGCTGGAAACCGCAAAAAGCCTGGAACTTGATGCGCTGCTCGATCGTCGTCCCCGCGAACTTTCGGGCGGGCAACGCCAGCGTGTGGCAATGGGCAGGGCGATTGTGCGTGAACCAGCGGTATTTCTGTTCGATGAACCCTTGTCAAACCTGGATGCCCGGCTGCGGGTGCAGATGCGGCTTGAGCTTCAGCAACTGCATCGCCGCCTGAAAACCACCAGTCTGTATGTCACTCATGATCAGGTGGAGGCGATGACCCTGGCACAGCGAGTGATGGTAATGAACAAAGGCGTGCTGGAACAGTCAGGGACGCCGGTAGAAGTGTATGAGCGCCCGGCAACCCGCTTTGTTGCCAGCTTTATCGGCGCGCCTTCCATGAACCTGCTGGAGGGTGAGATGAATGATGATGGCTCGCGTCTGACATTGTCGGAAGGGTTTGCCCTACCTCTGGCTCAGGCCAGAGCGCGCTGGGCAAACAGGTCATTGACGCTGGGGATTCGTCCGGAACATATTAAGCTCTCGTCACAACAGGCTGGCGGCCTGCCGCTGGTGGTGGAGACGCTGGAGATGCTGGGCGCAGACAATCTGGCGCATGGCAAACTGGGCGGCCGCAATGTGGTGGTCCGGCTGCCGCACATTGAGCGTCCGACACCTGGCAGCATGTTATGGCTGCATCTGCCTGCAGAATCGCTACACTTCTTTGACACCCTTAATGGACAACGGCTCGAATGA
- the livG gene encoding high-affinity branched-chain amino acid ABC transporter ATP-binding protein LivG, producing the protein MKPLLAVNGLMMRFGGLLAVNNVELELRPQEIVSLIGPNGAGKTTVFNCLTGFYRPTGGSITLRDRQLAGLPGQKIARMGIVRTFQHVRLFREMTVIENLLVAQHQHLKSGVFAGLLKTPAFRKAESEALDRAATWLERVGLLDMANRQAGNLAYGQQRRLEIARCMVTRPEILMLDEPAAGLNPRETHELDELIAELRSEHNVSVLLIEHDMKLVMGISDRIYVVNQGTPLANGTPEEIRNNPDVIRAYLGEA; encoded by the coding sequence ATGAAGCCTCTGTTAGCCGTAAATGGCCTGATGATGCGTTTTGGCGGCCTGCTCGCCGTCAACAACGTTGAGCTGGAACTGCGCCCGCAGGAGATCGTCTCGCTGATCGGGCCAAACGGTGCTGGGAAAACCACGGTGTTTAACTGCCTGACCGGCTTCTATCGCCCCACAGGCGGCAGCATCACGCTCCGCGATCGGCAGCTTGCTGGCCTGCCAGGTCAGAAAATTGCCCGGATGGGCATCGTGCGCACTTTCCAGCATGTACGCCTGTTCCGTGAAATGACGGTGATTGAAAACCTGTTGGTGGCTCAGCATCAGCACCTGAAAAGCGGCGTGTTTGCCGGTCTGTTGAAAACGCCTGCCTTCCGTAAAGCGGAAAGTGAAGCGCTGGATCGCGCGGCCACCTGGCTGGAGCGTGTAGGGCTGCTGGACATGGCTAACCGCCAGGCAGGCAACCTGGCTTACGGTCAGCAACGTCGCCTGGAAATCGCCCGCTGCATGGTGACCCGTCCGGAGATCCTGATGCTGGATGAACCCGCAGCCGGACTGAACCCGAGAGAAACTCACGAGCTTGACGAACTGATCGCAGAACTGCGCAGTGAACACAACGTCTCGGTACTGTTGATTGAACATGATATGAAACTGGTAATGGGTATTTCAGACCGCATCTACGTGGTGAATCAGGGCACTCCGCTGGCAAACGGCACGCCGGAAGAGATCCGCAACAACCCGGACGTGATCCGCGCCTATCTGGGAGAAGCCTGA
- the ggt gene encoding gamma-glutamyltransferase has translation MIGLFLWQGAHAAPAAPAVSYGVDADTFHPVKEQHGMVASVDATATQVGVDILKQGGNAVDAAIAVGYALAVTHPQAGNLGGGGFMMLRTASGRTTAIDFREMAPTRASRDMFLDAQGNADSKKSLTSHLASGVPGTVAGFALASKEYGTLPLSQLIQPAIKLASQGIEVNQALADDLKVYGKEVLIAHPNSKAIFYKKDGMPYARGEKLVQRNLAHSLELIAKQGPDAFYKGEIADQIDREMAANGGLISKADMAKYKAVERKPIGGTYRGYEVFSMPPPSSGGIHIVQILNILENFDLAKMGFGSADAMQVMAEAEKYAYADRSEYLGDPDFVKVPWQALTSKAYAKSLAQQIDVNKARPSSEIKPGKLAPYESNQTTHFSVVDKQGNAVAVTYTLNTYFGSGIVAGNSGILMNNEMDDFSAKPGTPNVYGLVGGEANAVGPYKRPLSSMSPTIVAKDGKTWLVTGSPGGSRIITTVLQMVVNSIDYGMNIAEATNAPRFHHQWLPDQLRVEKGFSPDTLKLLEAKGQHVKVQPAMGSTQSIMIGPDGTLYGASDPRSIDDLTAGY, from the coding sequence ATGATCGGGTTGTTTCTCTGGCAGGGAGCGCACGCTGCCCCTGCTGCACCCGCCGTTTCTTATGGGGTGGATGCGGACACTTTTCATCCGGTAAAAGAGCAGCACGGGATGGTGGCGTCGGTGGATGCCACCGCCACTCAGGTGGGGGTGGATATCCTCAAGCAGGGCGGCAATGCGGTTGATGCAGCCATTGCCGTTGGCTATGCGCTGGCAGTGACTCACCCACAGGCCGGTAATCTGGGCGGCGGAGGCTTTATGATGCTGCGTACGGCCTCTGGCCGCACCACGGCGATCGATTTCCGTGAAATGGCCCCGACCAGAGCCAGCCGCGATATGTTTCTGGATGCGCAGGGCAATGCCGACAGTAAAAAATCCCTGACCTCTCATCTCGCTTCTGGCGTTCCGGGCACGGTGGCAGGCTTTGCGCTGGCTAGTAAAGAATATGGCACCCTGCCTCTGAGCCAGCTTATCCAGCCAGCGATCAAACTGGCAAGCCAGGGCATTGAGGTGAATCAGGCTCTGGCTGATGACCTTAAGGTCTACGGCAAGGAGGTGCTGATCGCTCATCCCAACAGTAAAGCCATTTTCTACAAAAAGGATGGCATGCCTTACGCACGGGGTGAGAAGCTGGTCCAGCGTAATCTGGCACACAGTCTGGAGCTGATCGCAAAGCAGGGGCCGGATGCCTTCTATAAAGGCGAGATCGCCGATCAGATCGATCGTGAAATGGCAGCGAACGGCGGCCTGATCAGCAAAGCTGACATGGCAAAGTACAAGGCGGTGGAGCGTAAGCCGATCGGCGGCACTTATCGCGGATATGAAGTCTTCTCTATGCCGCCTCCTTCTTCGGGAGGGATCCATATTGTGCAAATCCTGAATATCCTGGAAAACTTTGACCTGGCGAAAATGGGCTTTGGCAGCGCGGATGCCATGCAGGTGATGGCTGAGGCGGAGAAGTATGCCTATGCTGACCGCTCGGAATATCTGGGCGATCCGGACTTTGTTAAGGTGCCGTGGCAGGCGCTTACCAGCAAAGCCTATGCAAAATCGCTGGCGCAGCAGATCGACGTGAATAAAGCGCGACCTTCTTCAGAAATTAAACCGGGCAAACTGGCTCCTTATGAAAGCAACCAGACCACGCATTTCTCCGTGGTAGATAAGCAGGGTAACGCGGTGGCGGTGACCTATACGCTGAATACCTATTTTGGTAGCGGCATTGTGGCAGGCAACAGCGGCATCCTGATGAACAATGAAATGGATGACTTCTCGGCCAAACCAGGGACGCCAAACGTTTATGGTCTGGTGGGGGGAGAGGCCAACGCAGTCGGGCCTTATAAGCGTCCGCTCTCCTCTATGTCGCCGACTATTGTGGCTAAAGACGGTAAAACCTGGCTGGTTACCGGCAGCCCGGGTGGCAGCCGCATCATCACAACCGTGCTGCAAATGGTGGTGAACAGCATCGATTACGGGATGAATATTGCAGAGGCGACCAATGCGCCACGCTTCCATCATCAGTGGCTTCCGGATCAGCTGCGGGTGGAGAAGGGCTTCAGCCCGGATACCCTGAAGCTGCTGGAAGCTAAAGGTCAGCATGTGAAGGTGCAGCCTGCGATGGGCAGCACGCAGAGTATTATGATTGGGCCGGACGGCACGCTGTATGGCGCGTCGGATCCCCGCTCCATTGATGATTTAACTGCAGGTTATTAA